The proteins below come from a single Tenuifilum thalassicum genomic window:
- a CDS encoding 5-formyltetrahydrofolate cyclo-ligase gives MEINNLKKELRKAIKANKLSLLPDDAAKKAMQVFAEIESMEQFQKAKTVLAFWSLPDEINTHDFVVKWSLNKRMVLPVVVGNDLELREFTRVDKMEEESVFGILEPKTGKLVDPAEIDFAIIPGVAFDKKGNRLGRGKGFYDRTLHKLTRAIKVGIAYEFQLIDSVPVSEHDIPVDKVIFN, from the coding sequence ATGGAAATTAACAATCTTAAAAAGGAGCTACGTAAGGCCATTAAGGCTAATAAGTTGAGTCTTTTGCCCGATGATGCGGCAAAAAAGGCAATGCAAGTATTTGCTGAGATTGAAAGCATGGAACAGTTCCAGAAGGCAAAAACTGTCCTTGCTTTTTGGTCGCTCCCCGATGAAATAAACACCCATGATTTTGTTGTAAAATGGTCGTTAAACAAACGAATGGTTTTGCCAGTTGTTGTAGGTAATGACCTTGAACTTCGCGAGTTTACCAGAGTGGATAAAATGGAGGAAGAATCGGTTTTCGGTATTCTTGAACCAAAAACTGGGAAGCTAGTCGACCCTGCCGAAATCGACTTTGCAATTATTCCGGGCGTTGCATTCGACAAAAAAGGGAATAGGCTCGGACGTGGAAAAGGATTCTACGACAGAACACTGCATAAGCTCACAAGGGCTATTAAGGTTGGAATTGCATACGAATTTCAGCTTATCGATTCCGTTCCGGTTTCGGAACACGACATTCCAGTGGATAAAGTGATTTTTAACTGA
- a CDS encoding endonuclease: protein MSRIKRFLVLGLVLLAFSIKVFAQIPNGYYATAEGKTGAELKTALYNIIKDHTVISYDGLWDAFQYTDKKTNGKVWDMYSDIPGQTPPYEFVFVTNQCGNYNSEGDCYNREHSFPKSWFNDASPMYSDLFHLYPTDGYVNNRRSNYIFGEVENVTWTSLNGSMLGTTTASGTSITVFEPIDEYKGDFARTYFYMATRYENLIDTWASYATEAQNILDGTKYPAFKQWYIDLLIKWHEQDPVSQKEIDRNNIIYNDYQHNRNPFIDHPEYAELIWTGSTSTITFTSSPITSATVGTQYTYNVTATGGNGSTLIISATTLPGWLTLTSTGNGTATLSGTPSADNVGNNSVTLTCTDGESTANQSFTINVVGSGTQTNSETFENIPTDSPSSYTSRSWTGDNNLTWQATNARTDQTINSKAICLKDASGSYVESPTLTGGCSQISFKHQQKFSGSGGIITVYVNNQQFGTANVTTDVQTSTFTITGVSDNFTIKLESNGAARIAIDDLEWTSASGSTNSKPIISDVTVTPQSPVTKQTITVSANITDSDGSITAAILKWGYSSDNLSTTFDMQVNGSEYSSPINAQDNPTQIYYQIVAIDNSEDTSYFNSSITVTQNQLPVIENITQTPTSPTSNDAVAVSAEVTDPEGRLGNVFLLWGTSESSLNSSDQMSGTSNTFTGQIPANQSGTTIYYKIKAFDAEGQIAYSNVNSYTVSPPTDIDIETTKSVSVYPNPFSSFIQIEYPFTSEYSYSVSNLIGQTLMARSGVKGNTRIDCSNLQNGIYMLTIKGGNGTIIRKMIKR from the coding sequence ATGAGTAGGATAAAACGTTTTCTGGTATTGGGGCTGGTATTACTTGCTTTCTCCATTAAAGTTTTTGCGCAAATTCCTAATGGCTACTATGCTACTGCCGAAGGGAAAACCGGCGCTGAGCTTAAAACTGCGCTTTACAACATTATTAAAGACCATACGGTAATATCTTATGACGGGCTTTGGGATGCATTTCAGTATACCGATAAAAAAACCAACGGAAAGGTTTGGGATATGTATTCCGACATACCAGGGCAAACACCTCCATACGAATTTGTTTTTGTAACCAACCAATGTGGGAACTATAACTCTGAGGGCGACTGCTACAACAGGGAGCACTCCTTCCCAAAAAGTTGGTTCAACGATGCAAGCCCAATGTACTCCGACCTCTTCCACCTTTACCCAACCGATGGATATGTAAATAACAGAAGAAGCAACTATATATTTGGTGAGGTAGAAAACGTTACATGGACATCACTTAACGGTAGTATGCTTGGAACAACAACAGCATCGGGCACATCAATTACTGTATTTGAGCCAATTGATGAGTATAAAGGCGATTTTGCCCGCACCTACTTTTACATGGCTACCCGATACGAAAACCTAATCGACACTTGGGCAAGCTACGCCACCGAAGCCCAAAATATACTTGATGGAACAAAGTATCCTGCTTTTAAGCAGTGGTATATCGATCTGCTTATCAAATGGCACGAGCAGGATCCCGTTAGCCAAAAAGAGATTGACAGAAACAACATTATTTACAACGATTATCAGCATAACCGTAACCCATTCATTGATCATCCTGAATATGCCGAGCTGATTTGGACCGGATCAACATCAACCATCACATTTACAAGCTCACCCATTACCTCGGCTACTGTTGGAACTCAATACACCTATAATGTTACGGCAACAGGTGGAAACGGTTCAACACTTATCATTTCGGCAACCACCTTACCTGGCTGGCTTACCCTAACCTCAACAGGCAATGGTACAGCAACTCTTAGCGGTACACCATCGGCCGATAATGTTGGTAACAATAGCGTTACCCTTACCTGCACCGATGGTGAAAGCACAGCAAATCAAAGCTTCACAATCAACGTGGTGGGAAGCGGAACCCAGACCAACTCCGAAACATTTGAAAATATTCCGACCGACAGCCCAAGCTCCTACACAAGCAGAAGCTGGACAGGCGACAACAACCTTACCTGGCAGGCAACCAACGCCCGAACCGACCAAACAATAAACAGCAAGGCCATTTGCCTCAAGGATGCTTCCGGTTCTTATGTTGAATCTCCAACATTAACCGGCGGTTGTTCCCAAATTAGTTTTAAGCACCAGCAAAAGTTTTCGGGTAGCGGTGGTATAATCACCGTTTACGTGAATAATCAGCAGTTTGGAACAGCCAATGTAACTACCGATGTTCAAACATCAACCTTTACCATTACAGGAGTTAGCGATAATTTTACCATTAAACTGGAAAGCAATGGTGCCGCACGCATTGCAATTGACGATTTGGAGTGGACAAGCGCAAGCGGATCAACCAACTCAAAACCTATCATTTCCGATGTAACAGTCACACCTCAATCGCCTGTTACCAAGCAAACCATTACAGTTTCAGCAAACATAACCGATTCCGATGGTAGTATCACAGCTGCAATTCTCAAGTGGGGCTACTCATCCGATAACTTAAGCACTACATTCGATATGCAAGTCAATGGCAGCGAATATAGCTCACCTATTAACGCTCAAGATAATCCAACACAAATTTACTATCAAATTGTCGCTATAGATAACTCAGAAGACACTTCATACTTCAACTCTTCAATCACAGTAACACAAAACCAGCTACCAGTTATTGAAAACATAACGCAAACACCCACCAGCCCAACCTCAAATGATGCCGTAGCAGTTTCTGCAGAGGTAACGGACCCTGAAGGTAGATTAGGCAACGTTTTCCTCCTCTGGGGGACTTCCGAAAGCTCGCTTAACAGCTCTGATCAGATGAGTGGCACAAGCAATACATTTACAGGTCAAATCCCTGCAAATCAATCCGGAACAACCATCTACTATAAAATAAAGGCATTCGATGCCGAAGGCCAAATTGCCTATAGCAACGTTAATAGCTATACTGTTAGCCCACCAACCGATATCGACATAGAGACAACAAAATCTGTATCGGTTTATCCTAATCCATTCTCATCATTTATTCAGATTGAGTACCCTTTCACAAGTGAGTATTCCTATTCGGTTAGCAACCTTATTGGTCAAACCTTAATGGCACGTAGTGGAGTAAAGGGCAACACACGTATTGATTGTTCTAACCTTCAGAATGGCATTTACATGCTTACTATTAAAGGTGGAAACGGAACAATAATACGAAAGATGATTAAACGTTGA
- a CDS encoding superoxide dismutase — protein MKKLIFTFIAVAFSYLLNAQQCTFNQKVSDLDFYKLPYDYSALQPVIDAQTVEIHYSRHHQGYFKKFVKAAADNGLANKSIMEIMANVSNYPTAIRNNVGGYFNHVLYWQILKPGNRSKISNELSDAINNEFGSKDNLIAKLNEAALKRFGSGWAWLVVEPNGKLTICSTPNQDNPLMDISDVKGMPIIAIDVWEHAYYLKYQNKRADYVKGIWSLINWEVVSELYAKALNE, from the coding sequence ATGAAAAAGTTAATATTCACATTTATTGCTGTTGCCTTTTCATATCTGTTGAATGCACAGCAATGCACCTTTAATCAAAAGGTTTCAGATTTAGATTTTTATAAGCTACCATACGATTACAGTGCCTTACAACCTGTTATTGACGCTCAAACGGTCGAAATTCATTATAGCCGTCATCATCAGGGGTACTTTAAAAAGTTTGTTAAGGCTGCAGCTGATAATGGATTGGCCAATAAAAGTATCATGGAGATAATGGCTAATGTTTCAAATTATCCAACCGCCATAAGGAATAATGTGGGTGGTTATTTTAATCATGTTCTTTACTGGCAAATTCTTAAGCCTGGTAACAGAAGCAAAATCAGTAATGAGCTAAGCGATGCCATTAATAATGAGTTTGGTTCGAAAGATAATCTTATTGCTAAGCTAAACGAGGCAGCTCTTAAACGTTTTGGAAGCGGCTGGGCTTGGCTAGTGGTTGAGCCAAACGGGAAACTTACTATCTGTTCAACTCCCAATCAGGATAATCCTTTAATGGATATTTCCGATGTCAAAGGGATGCCAATCATTGCCATCGATGTATGGGAACATGCCTACTATCTCAAGTATCAGAACAAGAGGGCCGATTATGTAAAGGGAATTTGGAGTTTGATAAACTGGGAGGTAGTGTCGGAGCTTTACGCAAAAGCGCTAAATGAGTAA
- a CDS encoding sulfotransferase family protein translates to MPIDKIFIVGNSRSGTKLLGTCLNLHSQVKTFRELHFFDEIVLNPYKRINRKTAEKILNRLGLNLNLNLKLPDCLNDKDLQIPAHELYDHILSQVLKLKNKRIACDPTPRNLFYAKNLIEIYPNALFVVLVRDIRAILLSQKYRWRAVKEWKRKKSFEAFRSFINYNTFITTFIWKKNFKESEKLAREIKDSTLIIKYEDLIQNPKNELDKITKRCNIDFETSMLDVKVINTSDINKKGIQGFDKSRINAWETDLGKTEIWIAQKLCRKEMLQLGYPLVDVKPNILVLAIKVFTLPLHLCLIFLVNMIKSLNLVYFTKKLLAS, encoded by the coding sequence ATGCCTATCGATAAGATATTTATAGTGGGGAATAGTAGGAGTGGCACAAAGCTGCTTGGTACATGTCTTAACCTGCATTCACAGGTTAAAACCTTTAGAGAATTACATTTTTTCGATGAAATAGTATTGAATCCCTACAAAAGGATAAATAGAAAAACTGCTGAGAAAATATTAAACCGACTTGGATTGAATTTAAATCTGAATCTCAAACTACCCGACTGTTTAAATGATAAAGATCTACAAATACCAGCACATGAGCTCTACGATCATATTTTAAGCCAGGTACTAAAATTAAAAAACAAACGAATTGCTTGCGACCCAACACCACGTAACCTGTTTTATGCAAAAAATCTAATCGAGATCTATCCCAATGCATTGTTTGTTGTGCTAGTTAGAGATATCAGAGCCATACTCCTATCCCAAAAATACCGATGGAGAGCCGTAAAAGAATGGAAACGAAAAAAAAGTTTTGAGGCGTTTCGCTCTTTTATTAATTACAATACGTTCATCACAACCTTCATATGGAAAAAGAATTTCAAAGAATCAGAAAAGTTGGCCAGAGAAATTAAGGATTCTACATTAATTATAAAATATGAGGATTTGATTCAAAATCCTAAAAACGAGCTAGATAAAATAACCAAAAGATGTAATATCGATTTTGAAACCTCTATGTTAGATGTGAAAGTTATTAATACTAGCGATATCAATAAAAAAGGAATTCAGGGATTTGATAAATCTAGGATTAACGCTTGGGAAACAGACCTTGGCAAAACCGAGATTTGGATAGCCCAGAAACTATGCCGAAAAGAAATGTTGCAACTTGGTTACCCTCTTGTAGATGTAAAACCAAACATTTTAGTTCTTGCAATAAAGGTTTTTACGCTTCCGCTACATCTATGCCTTATTTTCTTAGTAAATATGATAAAATCGCTTAACCTGGTTTATTTTACCAAAAAATTACTAGCAAGCTAA
- the nadB gene encoding L-aspartate oxidase → MSKIETDFLIVGSGIGGLSFALKVADHAKVIVVTKDRIDETNTAYAQGGIAAVTYEPDTAEKHIQDTLVCGDGLCNEEVVRLVVEEAPDQIKQLINWGVKFDRKPNGQYDLAREGGHSEHRILHHKDNTGAEIQRVLSTRVLNHPNITVYQNHFAVEIITQHHLGVEVKRGNPDITCFGAYILDLKTQKVDTVLSRVTVLATGGTGNIYNATTNPPIATGDGIAMVYRAKGQVENMAFMQFHPTSLYNPGERPSFLITEAMRGFGGILKTIDGKEFMHKYDPRGSLAPRDIVARAIDNEMKIRGEDHVFLDVTHKDPKDIIDHFPNIYQKCLSLGIDITKDMIPVVPAAHYMCGGIKVDTNAQSTIKRLYAVGECSSTGLHGANRLASNSLIEAIVYAHRGAMHALSSYKNYEFNHSVPEWDYEGTIHNEEMVLITQSYREMQQIMSSYVGIVRSNLRLQRALTRLEILYRETEELYKKSILTQKLCELRNMINVGYLIIKSAQQMHESRGLHYSLDYPKQKGQEF, encoded by the coding sequence ATGAGTAAGATTGAAACTGATTTTCTTATTGTTGGCTCTGGTATAGGTGGTTTAAGTTTTGCGCTTAAGGTTGCCGATCATGCCAAGGTAATTGTAGTTACCAAAGATAGAATTGATGAAACAAACACAGCCTATGCTCAGGGTGGTATAGCTGCAGTAACCTATGAACCCGATACTGCCGAAAAGCATATACAGGATACGCTGGTTTGCGGCGACGGGCTTTGTAACGAGGAGGTTGTGAGATTGGTAGTTGAAGAAGCTCCTGATCAGATAAAGCAGCTTATAAATTGGGGGGTGAAATTCGACAGGAAACCCAATGGACAGTATGATTTGGCAAGGGAGGGTGGCCATTCCGAACATCGAATTCTACATCATAAAGATAATACCGGTGCCGAGATTCAGCGTGTTCTTAGCACAAGGGTCTTAAATCATCCTAACATCACAGTATATCAAAACCATTTTGCTGTTGAAATTATTACCCAGCACCATTTAGGTGTTGAGGTTAAGCGTGGAAACCCCGATATTACTTGCTTTGGTGCATATATTCTAGATTTAAAAACCCAAAAGGTAGATACCGTTTTAAGTCGTGTTACTGTTTTGGCTACAGGAGGAACTGGAAATATATACAATGCAACCACTAACCCACCCATAGCAACTGGCGATGGTATAGCCATGGTTTATCGTGCAAAGGGACAAGTAGAGAATATGGCCTTTATGCAATTTCATCCCACATCGCTTTATAATCCTGGTGAGCGACCATCTTTCCTCATAACCGAGGCCATGCGGGGTTTTGGCGGAATTCTTAAAACAATCGATGGAAAGGAGTTTATGCATAAGTACGACCCACGTGGCTCACTTGCACCCCGCGATATTGTTGCCCGTGCCATCGATAATGAGATGAAGATTCGTGGCGAAGACCATGTTTTTCTTGATGTTACACATAAAGATCCTAAAGATATTATTGACCATTTCCCAAATATTTACCAAAAATGCTTATCGTTGGGAATTGACATCACCAAGGATATGATACCTGTTGTGCCTGCGGCACACTACATGTGCGGAGGAATAAAGGTTGATACTAATGCCCAATCTACCATTAAACGATTATATGCGGTAGGCGAGTGCTCATCTACAGGTTTGCACGGAGCAAACCGGTTGGCATCAAATTCCCTAATAGAGGCTATTGTTTATGCCCACAGGGGGGCAATGCATGCATTAAGTAGCTACAAGAATTATGAGTTTAACCATTCTGTTCCGGAGTGGGACTACGAGGGCACTATTCATAACGAGGAGATGGTTCTCATAACCCAAAGCTATAGAGAGATGCAGCAGATAATGAGCAGCTATGTGGGTATCGTTCGTTCAAACCTTCGATTGCAGCGGGCTCTTACCCGATTAGAGATACTTTATCGCGAAACCGAAGAGCTTTACAAAAAGTCGATACTCACCCAAAAGCTTTGCGAGCTACGAAATATGATTAATGTTGGATATCTGATTATTAAATCGGCACAGCAAATGCACGAAAGCCGAGGGTTGCATTACTCATTAGACTATCCCAAACAAAAGGGGCAGGAGTTTTAG
- a CDS encoding histidinol-phosphatase HisJ family protein, which translates to MFPDYHIHTNFSDGHHTHDEMVYSAKVSGLSEIGFSDHISLKPVGWAMDLQKLPALVELISHLQRKTSSIAIRFGAEVDYIPDKVLETQQLINSLPLDYVIGSVHFIGDWNFDTDYSGYAGIDIDDFYRNYFRLIGEAAQTRMFDIIGHADLAKKFAVYPSFKLKTIYEQTAKIFSESDVVVELNTSGKDKPCSEYYPSVDFLEVLHHYKVPVTLGSDAHVEQNIGKYFDEAASLLKSIGYKEIVTFNRRKRNRIKL; encoded by the coding sequence ATGTTTCCCGATTATCATATACATACCAATTTTTCAGATGGTCACCATACTCACGATGAGATGGTTTATTCAGCCAAGGTTTCAGGATTATCCGAGATAGGTTTCAGCGACCATATCTCCCTAAAACCTGTTGGTTGGGCTATGGATCTTCAGAAGTTACCAGCGCTAGTTGAACTAATCTCTCATCTTCAGCGTAAAACGAGTTCGATTGCAATACGTTTTGGTGCCGAGGTCGATTATATTCCCGATAAGGTTTTAGAGACACAACAGCTAATAAACTCGCTTCCTCTTGATTATGTAATTGGATCGGTTCATTTTATAGGTGATTGGAATTTTGATACCGATTATAGTGGGTACGCAGGAATTGATATTGATGATTTCTACCGCAACTATTTTCGTTTAATTGGCGAGGCTGCTCAAACACGAATGTTTGATATAATTGGCCATGCCGATTTAGCCAAAAAGTTTGCCGTTTATCCTTCCTTTAAACTTAAAACAATTTATGAGCAGACAGCTAAAATATTTAGCGAGAGTGATGTGGTTGTTGAGCTAAATACAAGTGGAAAGGACAAACCCTGTTCGGAATATTATCCTTCCGTCGATTTTCTTGAAGTGCTTCATCATTACAAGGTGCCAGTCACTCTTGGGTCTGATGCTCACGTTGAACAAAATATTGGAAAATATTTTGATGAGGCGGCAAGTCTTTTAAAGTCAATAGGATATAAAGAAATCGTAACTTTTAATCGTCGTAAAAGAAATCGTATTAAGCTTTAG
- a CDS encoding LysO family transporter, which yields MVVVVSIMTVGIILGFILKSKKKLVRLNDKLVTYAIYLLLFMLGISIGSNEQIMNSLSSLGLIALIVTTGGVLGSIVLGFITYRLFFKKR from the coding sequence TTGGTAGTAGTAGTTTCTATAATGACTGTTGGTATTATTCTTGGATTTATTCTTAAATCGAAGAAGAAATTAGTACGCCTAAACGATAAGCTGGTTACCTATGCCATATACCTTTTACTTTTTATGTTGGGTATAAGCATTGGTTCTAACGAACAAATAATGAATTCGCTTAGTTCCTTGGGGTTAATTGCGCTTATTGTTACAACAGGTGGGGTTTTAGGGAGCATTGTTTTGGGCTTTATTACATATAGATTATTTTTCAAAAAGAGATGA
- a CDS encoding lysine exporter LysO family protein: MKGSIIILGFFTLGLVVGVYTPVNEWLMGIDYSSLSLYLLMFLVGVSIGADEKALKALKTMNAKILLIPITTIIGTALGVWLISFFISRFSTQELLAVGAGYGYYSLSSIIITNIHSDSLGVVALLSNVIREITTLLLAPLMALYFGKIAPICSGGATSMDTTLPIITQASGKEYAIPSLIHGILLTILVPFIVTFILSL, encoded by the coding sequence ATGAAAGGGAGCATTATTATATTAGGTTTTTTTACTCTTGGCCTAGTGGTTGGTGTTTACACACCAGTTAACGAATGGTTAATGGGTATTGACTATAGTTCTCTTTCGCTTTACCTTCTTATGTTCTTAGTAGGCGTAAGCATTGGTGCCGACGAAAAAGCGCTAAAAGCGCTAAAAACCATGAATGCCAAGATTCTACTAATACCAATCACCACAATTATAGGAACTGCACTTGGAGTTTGGCTAATATCATTTTTCATATCCCGATTTTCAACTCAAGAACTATTAGCAGTAGGGGCTGGTTATGGATACTACAGCTTATCGAGCATTATTATCACAAATATCCATAGCGATTCACTCGGGGTAGTAGCCTTACTATCAAATGTGATAAGAGAAATTACAACTCTCCTACTAGCTCCATTAATGGCATTATACTTTGGTAAAATAGCTCCAATCTGTTCTGGTGGAGCTACCAGCATGGACACAACCTTACCAATTATCACACAAGCATCGGGTAAAGAGTATGCCATTCCCTCGTTAATTCATGGTATTCTTCTCACCATATTGGTGCCATTTATTGTTACGTTTATATTATCACTATAA
- a CDS encoding 5'-nucleotidase, lipoprotein e(P4) family: MKIKNLLAIAVAFTFLASCANRSKEEKYNHDYLMYATIWYQNSPEMKALYYQGFNIAGERLKQFSKMKTAKPKAVVVDIDETMLNNSPFQAQEIIDNKGYSKEFWNEWCKLAKAEATPGAVEFSKLCDSLGITLFYISNRSVTQFDATLRNLDSLGFAYAKPEYLILKDAESSKKARRAKVTENYEIVLLIGDNLDDFSEIFENRASQWGTKTVDEFKKEFGNRYIILPNPMYGSWEKNIYTKQDTLPAQRDSARRSVLKGFSL; encoded by the coding sequence ATGAAGATAAAAAATCTACTGGCAATAGCTGTCGCTTTTACTTTTCTGGCCTCCTGTGCAAATCGAAGCAAAGAGGAAAAGTACAACCACGACTACCTAATGTACGCAACCATTTGGTACCAGAACTCACCCGAGATGAAAGCCTTGTACTACCAAGGATTCAACATTGCAGGTGAACGTTTAAAACAGTTTTCGAAAATGAAAACTGCAAAACCAAAAGCTGTAGTTGTTGATATTGACGAAACCATGTTAAATAACTCACCCTTTCAGGCTCAGGAGATAATTGACAACAAGGGATATTCAAAAGAGTTCTGGAACGAATGGTGTAAACTTGCAAAAGCCGAAGCTACACCCGGTGCGGTAGAATTCAGCAAGCTTTGCGACTCGCTCGGCATTACACTTTTTTACATTAGCAACCGAAGCGTAACCCAATTTGATGCCACACTTCGTAACCTAGATTCTTTAGGTTTTGCCTATGCCAAACCTGAATATCTTATTCTTAAAGATGCTGAAAGCAGCAAAAAAGCCCGCCGAGCAAAAGTTACTGAAAACTATGAAATAGTTCTTTTAATAGGCGATAACCTTGATGATTTCTCTGAAATCTTTGAAAACAGAGCTAGCCAATGGGGTACAAAAACCGTTGATGAGTTCAAAAAAGAGTTTGGTAATCGCTACATTATTCTACCCAATCCAATGTATGGTTCATGGGAAAAGAATATTTATACAAAACAGGATACCCTACCTGCCCAAAGGGATAGTGCAAGGCGTTCGGTACTAAAAGGTTTTAGTTTATAA
- a CDS encoding Lrp/AsnC ligand binding domain-containing protein has protein sequence MSEKYKVDAIDQKILSYLVKNARMPFLEIARECGISGAAIHQRVKKMEEAGIIAGSSMVVKPKALGFDVCAFVGVQLVSTNQYPGVIEALKLMPEVVECHFITGEYALLLKMFCRDNEHLMDVLVNTIQNIPGISRTETFISLDQAIERPVYVKDKSVVSG, from the coding sequence ATGTCGGAAAAGTATAAAGTTGATGCAATAGACCAAAAGATACTATCGTATCTGGTAAAGAATGCCCGAATGCCATTCCTTGAGATTGCTCGCGAATGCGGGATTTCGGGGGCTGCCATACACCAGCGGGTAAAAAAGATGGAAGAAGCTGGTATTATTGCTGGCTCTAGCATGGTAGTAAAGCCAAAAGCGCTTGGGTTTGATGTGTGCGCATTTGTTGGGGTTCAACTTGTATCAACAAACCAGTATCCTGGTGTAATAGAAGCGCTTAAACTTATGCCCGAAGTGGTAGAATGTCATTTTATTACTGGCGAATATGCGCTTTTACTCAAGATGTTTTGTCGCGATAATGAGCATTTGATGGATGTGCTGGTAAATACCATTCAAAATATACCCGGCATTTCAAGAACCGAAACGTTCATCTCTCTCGACCAGGCAATTGAACGACCCGTTTATGTTAAAGACAAAAGCGTAGTTAGTGGATAA
- a CDS encoding AEC family transporter, which yields MGSEIIIHQLLIFGVLIVVGAIGSYSGIITEKAKDFLSRFIIDITLPCLIFSTFARIDSNSQLLINGGLVFAFTFVNLFLAFVVGSASSKLQGLNKGNSTIHTLHTMFGNIVFLGYPLFDALFPGGIGIFYAAAYQLASNSVTFTYGIYRLSSGTNKSSFKRLMNINTIALLIGFGITAFKIPVPSFLIDALSGLGKATSPLSMVYIGALLMGIGIRKSVKHWSIYILSFVKLLLLPIAAGFLYMFIVKTFNLNMSREAFIVLVMEMAMPCQTIVVVMSRRYGGNYQLAAGNLFVTTILSILTLPAIYFFLNYLLG from the coding sequence ATGGGTTCAGAAATCATCATTCATCAGCTTTTAATTTTTGGAGTTTTAATTGTTGTTGGGGCTATTGGCTCCTACTCTGGAATTATTACCGAAAAGGCTAAAGATTTTCTTTCGCGTTTTATCATAGATATAACCCTACCCTGCCTTATTTTTTCAACTTTTGCAAGAATCGATAGCAACTCTCAGCTTCTTATAAATGGGGGGTTAGTTTTTGCATTCACCTTTGTAAACCTATTTTTAGCATTTGTTGTTGGTTCTGCATCTTCTAAACTCCAAGGGCTAAACAAGGGAAATTCAACTATACATACTCTTCACACCATGTTCGGTAACATTGTATTCCTTGGTTACCCCCTATTTGATGCACTTTTCCCTGGCGGTATTGGTATTTTTTATGCAGCGGCTTACCAACTTGCCTCTAATTCTGTCACCTTTACTTATGGTATCTACCGTTTAAGCTCTGGTACTAACAAATCGAGCTTTAAGCGACTAATGAACATTAACACCATCGCCCTACTTATCGGATTTGGAATAACCGCATTTAAAATTCCAGTTCCATCGTTTTTAATAGATGCATTAAGCGGTTTAGGGAAAGCAACAAGTCCCCTATCGATGGTTTATATTGGCGCTTTACTTATGGGAATTGGTATTCGAAAATCGGTTAAACACTGGAGCATTTATATTCTCAGCTTCGTTAAACTTTTACTCCTTCCAATAGCTGCAGGTTTCTTGTACATGTTTATAGTTAAAACTTTCAACTTGAACATGTCGCGCGAGGCATTTATTGTACTTGTAATGGAAATGGCAATGCCATGCCAAACCATTGTGGTTGTAATGAGCAGGCGATATGGTGGAAACTACCAGCTTGCAGCAGGAAATCTTTTTGTTACCACCATACTTAGCATATTAACACTACCTGCTATTTACTTCTTTCTGAACTACCTGCTTGGATAG
- a CDS encoding YceI family protein: MKYLSILTALLISTAAWSQEFIADVHSSTLKWNAKKVTGEHYGQVKLKEGKLVIRDGMIAGGNFVIDMESITNEDLESPEWNKKLIDHLKSDDFFTVGTYKVALLSNLKSEKFQNNKAKVTADLTIKGITHPISFEVVKNGNTYSSKITVDRTLYNVRYGSGKFFEGLGDKMIYDEFTIEVKLVVK; the protein is encoded by the coding sequence ATGAAATACTTATCAATTCTAACAGCACTCCTAATCAGCACAGCTGCTTGGTCGCAGGAGTTTATTGCCGATGTTCATAGTTCAACCTTAAAGTGGAATGCCAAGAAGGTAACAGGTGAACACTATGGGCAGGTGAAACTTAAGGAGGGAAAACTTGTAATTCGCGATGGTATGATAGCCGGAGGCAATTTTGTCATCGATATGGAATCCATTACCAATGAGGATTTAGAGAGTCCAGAGTGGAATAAAAAGCTTATTGACCATCTAAAATCCGACGATTTTTTTACTGTAGGAACATACAAGGTTGCCTTATTAAGCAATTTGAAATCAGAAAAGTTTCAGAACAATAAGGCAAAGGTAACAGCAGATTTAACAATTAAAGGCATAACCCATCCCATATCCTTTGAGGTTGTTAAGAATGGTAACACCTATTCATCAAAGATTACGGTTGATAGAACTCTTTACAATGTAAGGTATGGTTCTGGTAAATTCTTTGAAGGTTTAGGCGATAAGATGATTTATGATGAGTTTACAATAGAAGTAAAACTAGTTGTTAAATAA